From the genome of Marinobacter antarcticus, one region includes:
- a CDS encoding DksA/TraR family C4-type zinc finger protein, whose product MAGGWARDGAVQDQIDASVEDAVAEARSRLCTGESAEFCEECDCPIPEARRQAIPGVRLCVNCQAALEKQQTASGSINRRGSKDSQLR is encoded by the coding sequence ATGGCCGGAGGCTGGGCTCGTGATGGGGCCGTTCAGGATCAGATTGATGCGAGCGTGGAAGATGCCGTTGCCGAGGCCCGTAGCCGGCTGTGCACGGGTGAAAGCGCGGAATTTTGCGAGGAGTGTGACTGCCCTATTCCGGAGGCGCGGCGCCAAGCCATTCCCGGCGTCCGCCTGTGCGTGAACTGCCAGGCGGCACTGGAAAAGCAGCAAACGGCTTCAGGTAGCATCAACCGCCGGGGCAGCAAAGATAGCCAGCTGAGATAG